A stretch of the Phycisphaeraceae bacterium genome encodes the following:
- a CDS encoding LptF/LptG family permease, which translates to MTILDRYIARQYIINTAVLLFVLFAFVVTIDVAFNIERFIAAAEALDPNNKTSGVRLSVVTVFLIADLWWPRLLQLFNFLIGLVLTASMGFTLTQLVRHRELVAVLASGVSLYRVARPITIVTVAVLLVQVINQEAVIPRLAENGLLTRDYRDAGPKGFALFEVPMVADGQGNIFYAVKFDKNTDSMQTVHVWQRGPEGQAVRRLSAPLAVWRPAEPGPGGAWELRGVSVVPLRPSSPGSPASPAATPPSPATPGAEPAPGSVALVQTDLDPTRLLLHRYSGFSQSLSWGQISQMLASKFIDEPTRNRLERVRWGRLALLVSNVLAILINLPFFLTREPKNMVIQSLKCAPVGLVTMMGGVLLTSWSLPGLPPQFGVFLPVLILAPVAILRITSMET; encoded by the coding sequence ATGACGATCCTGGACCGGTACATCGCGCGGCAGTACATCATCAACACCGCGGTGTTGCTGTTCGTCCTCTTCGCGTTCGTGGTGACCATCGACGTCGCGTTCAACATCGAGCGGTTCATCGCCGCGGCCGAGGCCCTGGACCCCAACAACAAGACCTCCGGCGTCCGCCTCTCGGTGGTCACCGTCTTCCTGATCGCCGACCTGTGGTGGCCGCGCCTGCTGCAGCTGTTCAACTTCCTCATCGGCCTGGTGCTCACCGCCTCGATGGGCTTCACCCTCACCCAGCTGGTGCGGCACCGGGAACTGGTGGCCGTGCTGGCATCCGGCGTCTCGCTGTACCGCGTGGCGCGGCCGATCACGATCGTGACGGTCGCCGTGCTGCTGGTGCAGGTGATCAACCAGGAGGCGGTGATCCCACGGCTGGCGGAGAACGGCCTGCTCACACGCGACTACCGCGACGCCGGCCCCAAGGGCTTTGCGCTCTTCGAGGTGCCGATGGTCGCCGACGGGCAGGGGAACATCTTCTACGCCGTCAAGTTCGACAAGAACACCGACTCGATGCAGACCGTGCACGTCTGGCAGCGCGGGCCCGAGGGCCAGGCGGTGCGGCGCCTCTCGGCGCCCCTGGCGGTGTGGCGCCCCGCGGAGCCCGGCCCCGGCGGGGCGTGGGAGCTCCGCGGCGTCTCCGTGGTGCCGCTGCGCCCATCCAGCCCCGGCTCCCCGGCCTCGCCCGCCGCCACTCCCCCGTCACCCGCGACCCCCGGCGCCGAGCCGGCGCCGGGCAGCGTCGCCCTGGTCCAGACCGATCTTGACCCGACGCGCCTGCTGCTGCACCGCTACTCGGGCTTCTCACAGTCCCTCTCGTGGGGGCAGATCTCGCAGATGCTCGCGTCGAAGTTCATCGACGAGCCGACGCGCAACCGCCTGGAGCGCGTCCGCTGGGGCCGCCTCGCCCTGCTGGTCTCCAACGTCCTTGCGATCCTCATCAACCTCCCCTTCTTCCTGACCCGCGAGCCCAAGAACATGGTCATCCAGTCGCTCAAGTGCGCGCCCGTCGGGCTCGTCACCATGATGGGCGGCGTGCTGCTGACGTCCTGGAGCCTGCCGGGTCTGCCGCCGCAGTTCGGCGTCTTCCTCCCGGTGCTCATCCTCGCCCCGGTCGCCATCCTCCGCATCACGTCGATGGAGACCTAG
- a CDS encoding phosphatase PAP2 family protein, translating into MIRRNRRTIAICWLLLLAVALSWDRAGWLHVSLNPKDPAQAARLAVLQSRDWYRLLRIAGYFPTWLVVGAALVLAEHSRRERGLALPGAPSPLRRGTLVVLAAGVSGLAAEAFKFVVGRVRPEDSEGWNRLWGLGERWSRGSDLSMPSSHAAVAFGAAFMLGRLYPGLGWLALPLAAGCGLTRVLAGAHFVSDVVAAAILGWAACAAIWAWDARNNSGSTADRA; encoded by the coding sequence ATGATCCGCCGAAACCGCCGCACCATCGCCATCTGCTGGCTGCTGCTGCTCGCCGTGGCCCTCTCGTGGGACCGCGCCGGCTGGCTGCACGTGAGCCTGAACCCCAAGGACCCGGCCCAGGCCGCGCGGCTCGCCGTCCTGCAATCGCGCGACTGGTACCGCCTGCTGCGCATCGCGGGCTACTTTCCCACGTGGCTTGTCGTCGGCGCGGCCCTTGTGCTCGCCGAGCACTCCCGGCGCGAGCGCGGCCTGGCGCTCCCGGGCGCCCCCTCGCCGCTCCGGCGCGGCACGCTCGTGGTGCTGGCCGCGGGCGTGAGCGGGCTCGCGGCGGAGGCGTTCAAGTTCGTCGTCGGGCGCGTGCGGCCCGAGGACTCCGAGGGGTGGAACCGCCTCTGGGGGCTCGGCGAGCGATGGAGCCGCGGTTCGGACCTCTCGATGCCCTCCAGCCACGCGGCGGTCGCGTTCGGCGCCGCCTTCATGCTCGGACGCCTGTACCCGGGCCTGGGCTGGCTCGCCCTGCCGCTCGCGGCCGGGTGCGGGCTGACCCGCGTGCTCGCGGGGGCTCACTTTGTCTCCGATGTCGTCGCCGCGGCAATCCTCGGCTGGGCCGCCTGCGCCGCGATCTGGGCATGGGACGCCCGCAACAACTCCGGCTCCACGGCCGACCGGGCCTGA
- a CDS encoding glycosyltransferase family 39 protein codes for MVFIVALLAARLVYLGAFCPYDLAEDEAHYWEWARHLDWSYYSKGPGIALAIKAGTAIAGNTEFGVRLLMPVFAAITMFAGAALARDAANGGTFPLDAARRRRAARVSTYAAASIALAPMLQVVALLSTIDGPYLACWACAAWAAWRALVRGSSSAWVALGVSVAAGFLFKYTMLLFVPGMLLFALLARARLRPSRAWKPLAAVALVLAALGLAPVAVWNSQHEWVTVRHLLGHLGLRGGDVPLANGADGLEWNLLEPIKFLAEQVGMIGPVLILAVLAAVEVLQRRAGIAGLGEDYLGKLFLAACALPILAFYVLVALAKEAEGNWALGAYATLVPLAGWYASDAIAVYRARIAAWLATPPGPDGKRPWAGIMRRRPETAPQMLWHTAVVYGVITAVLGARIDLLSAGLGRVLPLVGVHSSPIPLHRIMGARRLAEKIESVRHELAAATGLEPFVVCQHYGMASLMAFYMPGHPTVYCSSAKLGGRRTQYDMFSHTDLDDPRLLGRPAVILGSQDTDVSAAFGSVDSLGFLPEDPVAERKRRIVLLGRDFRGFAPPSADAGKRP; via the coding sequence ATGGTGTTCATCGTCGCGCTGCTGGCCGCGCGCCTGGTCTACCTCGGGGCGTTCTGCCCCTACGACCTGGCCGAGGACGAGGCCCACTACTGGGAATGGGCGAGGCACCTGGACTGGTCGTACTACTCCAAGGGCCCGGGGATCGCGCTGGCGATCAAGGCGGGAACGGCGATCGCGGGCAACACCGAGTTCGGCGTGCGGCTGCTGATGCCCGTCTTCGCGGCGATCACCATGTTCGCCGGCGCCGCTCTCGCCCGCGACGCCGCGAACGGCGGCACCTTCCCGCTCGACGCGGCCCGCCGCCGGCGCGCGGCGAGGGTCTCCACGTACGCCGCGGCATCGATCGCGCTGGCCCCGATGCTCCAGGTGGTCGCGCTGCTCTCGACGATCGACGGGCCGTACCTCGCCTGCTGGGCGTGCGCGGCGTGGGCCGCGTGGCGGGCCCTGGTGCGCGGCTCGTCGTCGGCGTGGGTGGCGCTGGGGGTGAGCGTCGCCGCGGGCTTCCTCTTTAAATACACGATGCTGCTGTTTGTCCCGGGCATGCTGCTGTTCGCCCTGCTCGCCCGCGCCCGGCTGCGGCCATCGCGGGCGTGGAAGCCGCTCGCGGCGGTGGCCCTGGTCCTGGCGGCGCTCGGCCTGGCGCCCGTGGCGGTGTGGAACTCGCAGCACGAGTGGGTCACCGTCCGGCACCTCCTCGGTCACCTGGGGCTCCGGGGCGGCGACGTGCCGCTGGCCAACGGCGCCGACGGGCTGGAGTGGAACCTCCTCGAGCCGATCAAGTTCCTCGCCGAGCAGGTCGGCATGATCGGGCCGGTGCTGATCCTCGCAGTGCTCGCGGCGGTCGAGGTCCTGCAGCGGCGCGCCGGGATCGCCGGGCTGGGGGAGGACTACCTCGGCAAGCTCTTCCTGGCCGCGTGCGCCCTGCCGATCCTTGCGTTCTACGTCCTCGTCGCGCTGGCCAAGGAAGCCGAGGGGAACTGGGCGCTGGGGGCGTACGCCACGCTGGTGCCGCTGGCGGGGTGGTACGCCTCCGATGCGATCGCCGTGTACCGCGCGCGGATCGCCGCGTGGCTCGCCACGCCGCCGGGCCCGGACGGGAAGCGTCCGTGGGCGGGGATCATGCGGCGCCGCCCGGAGACCGCGCCGCAGATGCTCTGGCACACCGCGGTGGTGTACGGCGTGATCACCGCCGTGCTCGGCGCCAGGATCGACCTGCTCAGCGCGGGGCTGGGGCGGGTTCTGCCGCTCGTGGGCGTGCACTCGTCGCCGATCCCGCTGCATCGCATCATGGGCGCCCGCCGCCTGGCGGAGAAGATCGAATCAGTGCGCCACGAACTCGCCGCGGCCACCGGCCTCGAGCCCTTCGTGGTCTGCCAGCACTACGGCATGGCGAGCCTCATGGCGTTCTACATGCCCGGCCACCCGACCGTCTACTGCTCCTCCGCCAAGCTCGGGGGCCGCCGCACGCAGTACGACATGTTCTCCCACACCGACCTGGATGACCCGCGCCTGCTGGGGCGTCCCGCCGTGATCCTCGGGTCGCAGGACACCGACGTCAGCGCCGCCTTCGGCTCGGTCGACTCGCTGGGGTTCCTCCCCGAGGACCCGGTCGCGGAGCGGAAGCGGCGGATCGTCCTGCTGGGCCGGGACTTCCGCGGCTTTGCGCCCCCTTCGGCCGATGCTGGGAAGCGACCATGA
- a CDS encoding LptF/LptG family permease has translation MLARPPIIIWTYISVALWRLIVVSALVIVSVLAFAGAVKFMADGKLGPIDTLKFMAFAMLPMLEYGLPFAAGFAATMAYHRFAVDNEVGACQAGGMSHRSLLGPAMLAGLGLFGILLYLSNSLIPLMLRQMQELAYKDVTRLVVSSLRAGRPISLQGMMVTADVVESLGADKATGAYEVLWLSGVTVVKMDKSGKIEAEGTAKNAWVWFIWGAGPGEGAGPEGPSTRLVEDDGSTLVVMRAEKPHMHQPGKAAAEEDFRTFSQRIPSPVQDDTKFLSWSELEDRRARPELMQQVEQKRRTLAATLGERATTQRMAEAMARSSQVTLTDPGGLGWTITAPSMRWTGNTWWELAPPGGSGPVRVERHLPGGGVQVMSAKRALFHTYTDPNAADREITLTLRLENVSVSGASTEPGARQTSPTAGVHPELEFQRLALRDSPVPNFLAMPTAELVTLASEAIKDDPNPQFVDGPRKDLEARITRLNREVTGKQQERLSMAAACLVMVITGSVMAMRLKDSLPLAVYLWSFLPALACLMGLIAGRQLIFQNPALGVTMMWSGVLGLGVFTLLEYRKLALH, from the coding sequence ATGCTCGCCCGGCCGCCGATCATCATCTGGACGTACATCTCGGTCGCGCTGTGGCGCCTGATCGTCGTGAGCGCGCTGGTGATCGTCTCGGTGCTGGCGTTCGCGGGGGCGGTGAAGTTCATGGCCGACGGCAAGCTGGGGCCGATCGACACGCTCAAGTTCATGGCCTTCGCCATGCTCCCGATGCTGGAGTACGGGCTGCCGTTCGCCGCGGGGTTCGCCGCGACGATGGCGTACCACCGGTTCGCGGTGGACAACGAGGTCGGGGCGTGCCAGGCGGGAGGAATGAGCCACCGGTCGCTGCTCGGCCCGGCGATGCTGGCGGGGCTGGGGTTGTTCGGGATCCTCCTGTACCTGTCGAATAGCCTGATCCCGCTGATGCTGCGGCAGATGCAGGAACTGGCGTACAAGGACGTGACGCGCCTGGTCGTCTCGTCGCTGCGCGCGGGGAGGCCGATCTCGCTGCAGGGGATGATGGTGACGGCGGACGTCGTGGAGTCGCTCGGCGCCGACAAGGCGACCGGGGCGTACGAGGTGCTCTGGCTCTCCGGGGTCACGGTCGTCAAGATGGACAAGTCGGGGAAGATCGAGGCCGAGGGCACGGCGAAGAACGCGTGGGTGTGGTTCATCTGGGGCGCGGGGCCGGGCGAAGGGGCCGGGCCGGAGGGGCCGTCGACTCGCCTGGTGGAGGACGACGGCTCGACGCTCGTCGTGATGCGCGCCGAGAAGCCGCACATGCACCAGCCCGGCAAGGCCGCGGCGGAGGAGGACTTCCGCACGTTCTCCCAGCGCATCCCGTCGCCGGTGCAGGACGACACCAAGTTCCTCTCGTGGAGCGAGCTGGAGGACCGGCGCGCGCGGCCGGAGTTGATGCAGCAGGTGGAGCAGAAGCGCCGGACGCTCGCCGCGACGCTGGGCGAGCGGGCGACCACGCAGCGCATGGCGGAGGCGATGGCCCGGTCCTCGCAGGTCACGCTGACCGATCCGGGCGGGCTGGGCTGGACGATCACAGCCCCCTCGATGCGATGGACCGGCAACACGTGGTGGGAGCTGGCGCCGCCGGGCGGCAGCGGCCCGGTGCGGGTGGAGCGGCACCTGCCTGGCGGGGGCGTGCAGGTGATGTCGGCCAAGCGGGCGCTATTCCACACCTACACCGATCCCAACGCGGCAGACCGCGAGATCACGCTTACGCTGCGGCTGGAGAACGTGAGCGTCTCGGGCGCCTCGACGGAGCCGGGCGCTCGGCAGACCTCCCCCACCGCCGGCGTACACCCGGAGCTCGAGTTCCAGCGGCTGGCGCTGCGGGACAGCCCGGTGCCGAACTTCCTGGCGATGCCGACGGCGGAGCTCGTGACGCTCGCATCGGAGGCGATCAAGGACGACCCCAACCCGCAGTTCGTCGACGGGCCGCGGAAGGACCTCGAGGCGCGGATCACGCGGCTCAACCGTGAGGTAACCGGCAAGCAGCAGGAACGGCTGTCGATGGCCGCGGCGTGCCTGGTGATGGTGATCACGGGATCCGTGATGGCGATGCGGCTCAAGGATTCGCTGCCGCTCGCGGTGTACCTGTGGTCGTTCCTGCCGGCGCTGGCGTGCCTGATGGGGCTGATCGCGGGTCGGCAGTTGATCTTCCAGAACCCGGCCCTGGGGGTGACGATGATGTGGAGCGGGGTCCTTGGACTGGGCGTGTTTACGCTCCTGGAGTACCGCAAGCTCGCGCTGCACTGA
- a CDS encoding EamA family transporter, whose translation MGTSRNIASSHRTPSLWMVATAYLSLYFFWGSTYLGIKWAVLGGVPGEPNVGIPAFFLAGVRSVIAGVLMYVFLRWRGEARPTPRQWRSMAVVGTLLLLGGNGLVTFAVQYIPSGVAAVLIALLPIWMLVLEGFWGGAPLRERVSPALIAGIVIGLAGVGLLLWPKIQPLLGAGDGRSHVLEAVGAGAVLLSSFCWANGSLYSRRLAGRGGLPSSPFIGTAMQLICGGAALLVVSALLREWRLMTFEGIFGSPRPIASLAYLIFAGSLIGYTAYIWLLGVSTPGKIATYAYVNPIVALVIGSVVGKEELTGRVFLAAGLIIAGVVVIVTLRTGRARRPIGGPAPSLGAAESRSPGGAAGAAGGQPRTE comes from the coding sequence ATGGGGACCAGCCGAAACATCGCGTCATCGCATCGCACGCCCAGCCTCTGGATGGTCGCGACGGCGTACCTGTCGCTGTACTTCTTCTGGGGGTCGACGTACCTGGGGATCAAGTGGGCGGTGCTCGGCGGCGTGCCGGGGGAGCCAAACGTGGGGATCCCCGCGTTCTTCCTCGCGGGGGTGCGGTCGGTCATCGCGGGGGTGCTGATGTACGTGTTCCTCCGGTGGCGCGGCGAGGCGAGGCCGACGCCGCGGCAGTGGCGGTCGATGGCGGTGGTGGGCACGCTGCTGCTGCTGGGTGGCAACGGGCTGGTGACGTTCGCGGTGCAGTACATCCCGTCGGGGGTCGCCGCGGTGCTGATCGCGCTGCTGCCGATCTGGATGCTGGTGCTGGAGGGGTTCTGGGGCGGGGCGCCGCTGCGGGAGCGGGTGTCGCCGGCGCTCATCGCGGGGATCGTCATCGGGCTGGCAGGGGTGGGGCTGCTGCTGTGGCCCAAGATCCAGCCGCTGCTGGGCGCGGGCGACGGGCGGAGCCACGTGCTCGAGGCCGTCGGGGCCGGCGCCGTGCTGCTCTCGAGCTTCTGCTGGGCCAACGGGTCGCTGTATTCGCGGCGCCTGGCGGGGCGCGGCGGGCTGCCCTCGTCGCCGTTCATCGGCACGGCGATGCAGCTGATCTGCGGCGGAGCGGCGCTGCTGGTGGTTTCGGCGCTGCTGCGCGAATGGCGGCTGATGACCTTCGAGGGGATCTTCGGCAGCCCGCGCCCGATCGCGTCGCTGGCGTACCTGATCTTCGCCGGGTCGTTGATCGGCTACACCGCCTACATCTGGCTGCTGGGCGTCTCGACGCCGGGCAAGATCGCGACGTACGCGTACGTCAACCCGATCGTCGCGCTGGTCATCGGCTCGGTCGTCGGTAAGGAGGAGTTGACCGGGCGGGTGTTTCTCGCGGCGGGGCTGATCATCGCGGGGGTGGTCGTGATCGTGACGCTGCGGACGGGCCGGGCCCGGCGGCCCATCGGGGGGCCGGCCCCGAGCCTGGGGGCCGCGGAATCGCGATCGCCCGGCGGCGCGGCGGGAGCGGCGGGCGGTCAACCCCGCACGGAGTAA
- a CDS encoding dienelactone hydrolase family protein: MTLHTLISLVVTTSALSLLAACAAPARAPAAETATGFILRRIEIGGQGYDYAVYVPRGYDASRAWPLVVFLHGSGESGTDGQKMIVQGIGSNVLWNASRWPCVMVMPQKPVQKAQWEAYDEVVMSIVDRTTREYTIDEDRIVLTGLSQGGHGTWTIGAAHPEVWSALVPICGYPEPMTPEAIAAGVKGIPVWCFHGEADDVVPAEKSRTVVGAIIAAGGEARLTVYPGVNHGSWDRAYGEAELPGWMLSQKK, from the coding sequence ATGACGCTGCACACCTTGATCTCGCTTGTGGTGACGACAAGCGCTCTCTCGCTGCTCGCAGCATGCGCCGCGCCGGCGCGGGCGCCGGCGGCGGAGACCGCCACGGGGTTCATCCTCCGCCGGATCGAGATCGGGGGGCAGGGGTACGACTACGCTGTGTATGTGCCGCGCGGCTACGACGCCTCGCGGGCGTGGCCGCTGGTGGTCTTCCTCCACGGCAGCGGCGAGAGCGGAACCGACGGGCAGAAGATGATCGTGCAGGGGATCGGCAGCAACGTGCTGTGGAACGCCTCGCGCTGGCCGTGCGTGATGGTGATGCCGCAGAAGCCGGTGCAGAAGGCCCAGTGGGAGGCGTACGACGAGGTGGTGATGAGCATCGTCGATCGCACGACGCGGGAGTACACGATCGACGAGGATCGCATCGTGCTGACGGGGCTCTCGCAAGGAGGGCACGGGACGTGGACGATCGGGGCGGCGCACCCGGAGGTGTGGTCGGCGCTGGTGCCGATCTGCGGGTACCCCGAGCCGATGACCCCGGAGGCGATCGCCGCGGGGGTCAAGGGGATCCCGGTGTGGTGCTTCCACGGCGAGGCGGACGACGTGGTGCCGGCGGAGAAATCGCGGACCGTGGTGGGGGCGATTATCGCGGCGGGGGGCGAGGCGCGGCTGACGGTCTACCCGGGGGTGAACCACGGCTCGTGGGACCGGGCGTACGGGGAGGCGGAGTTACCGGGGTGGATGCTGTCGCAGAAGAAGTAG
- a CDS encoding immunoglobulin domain-containing protein — MRTNRITRLGVVVVFGVAGGTATGGPPTFEGLGFLPGQTSSAANGVSGDGAVVVGSSPASGATYPFQWTAGGMSSLIPGCRGSAIAASHDGSAVVGYYTLAGGPCALPGGEGFYSNSTTGQSMAVAILLEGTSPDGIWWVGAGVGNSCYVCTTSTVITVPPPGGFVESMRSYGVTSSAGQPVVVGRMDSFTSGPTAYIWSNALGNLSLGPTTYSAYAITPDAGVVVGELRLGSSAGGGAFRWTMAGGAVPLGGASAWVARAVSADGAVIAGSTGGAMSQAYLWRQGHGSSPLAIVLTQVYGIDLTGWTLREARGVSGDGRSIVGTGINPLGQTEAFIVRGLCPQPAITTQPASKLVTPGATASLSVSATAGSETLTYQWRRNGVDLTDGGRISGALTPTLQISGAEAGDAGDYTVRIASSCAGTTSAVAVLTVGCPPVDIDENGVVEPSDIAIFVAYWNSDLANGTLRADYDHNGVIEPSDIAAFISDWFRAVQAGC; from the coding sequence ATGAGGACGAATCGGATCACGCGCTTGGGCGTCGTTGTGGTGTTCGGTGTTGCCGGCGGCACGGCCACTGGAGGGCCGCCGACGTTTGAAGGGCTCGGCTTCTTGCCGGGGCAGACCTCCAGCGCGGCGAACGGTGTTTCAGGCGACGGCGCCGTGGTCGTCGGGAGTTCGCCGGCAAGCGGGGCAACGTACCCGTTCCAGTGGACCGCCGGGGGGATGTCCTCGCTGATCCCGGGCTGCCGCGGCTCGGCCATAGCCGCATCACATGACGGGAGCGCGGTGGTAGGGTACTACACGCTCGCCGGCGGGCCGTGCGCACTGCCCGGCGGCGAGGGGTTCTACAGCAACAGCACGACCGGGCAGTCGATGGCCGTCGCGATTCTCCTTGAAGGGACTTCGCCCGATGGTATCTGGTGGGTCGGCGCCGGAGTCGGAAACAGTTGCTACGTCTGCACCACGAGCACCGTTATCACGGTCCCGCCGCCGGGGGGGTTCGTCGAATCCATGAGGTCCTACGGCGTGACGTCGTCGGCCGGTCAGCCCGTGGTGGTCGGACGGATGGATTCCTTCACGAGTGGTCCGACAGCGTACATCTGGTCGAACGCGCTCGGTAATCTCTCGCTGGGTCCTACGACCTACTCGGCGTACGCCATCACGCCGGATGCCGGCGTGGTGGTCGGGGAACTGCGGCTGGGTTCCAGCGCGGGCGGCGGCGCCTTCCGATGGACGATGGCGGGAGGGGCCGTGCCGCTGGGCGGCGCTTCGGCGTGGGTGGCCCGGGCGGTCTCGGCCGATGGCGCGGTCATCGCCGGTTCGACGGGCGGCGCGATGTCGCAGGCGTACCTCTGGCGGCAGGGGCACGGCTCGTCGCCGCTGGCCATCGTCCTCACCCAGGTCTACGGAATCGATCTCACCGGGTGGACCCTGCGCGAGGCACGCGGCGTGTCGGGCGATGGCCGATCGATCGTCGGGACCGGCATCAACCCCCTGGGGCAGACGGAGGCGTTCATCGTGCGGGGCTTGTGTCCGCAACCGGCGATTACAACGCAGCCAGCCTCGAAGCTGGTGACGCCGGGTGCGACGGCATCACTCAGCGTGAGCGCGACCGCGGGCAGCGAGACCCTGACATACCAGTGGCGTCGCAACGGCGTTGACCTCACGGACGGCGGCCGAATCAGCGGGGCGCTGACGCCCACCCTGCAGATCTCCGGCGCCGAAGCAGGCGACGCCGGCGACTACACCGTCCGCATCGCGAGCAGCTGCGCAGGGACCACCAGCGCCGTGGCTGTGCTGACGGTCGGATGCCCGCCGGTGGACATCGACGAGAATGGCGTGGTCGAGCCCTCGGACATCGCGATCTTCGTGGCGTACTGGAACAGCGACCTCGCGAACGGGACGCTGCGCGCCGACTACGACCACAACGGGGTCATCGAGCCGTCCGACATCGCCGCGTTCATCTCCGACTGGTTCCGGGCCGTGCAGGCGGGGTGCTGA
- the ilvE gene encoding branched-chain-amino-acid transaminase — protein sequence MFANNPAGKGEKPIVFVNGRYVPKGEATVSVYDHGVLYGDGVFEGIRVYRGKIFKCEQHMNRLWTCAEAIRLKIPISREEMVGIMRECIKANGLSDAYIRLLVTRGAGTLGLDPRKCPVPGVICIADQISLYPPDLYTSGMKVVVAQRPRIPIPCLDPRIKSLNYLNNILAKCEAIDAGCLEAIMLNVEGYVAECTGDNIFIVKGGKVFTPPSEAGILEGVTRRFVMETLCRDCGVACEEKMMRIEDVLGADEVFLTGSAAEMIAVTEIDRKGTAQKISTGEGPVTAKLRKRFREIVTSDHVPED from the coding sequence ATGTTCGCGAACAACCCGGCCGGCAAGGGCGAGAAGCCGATCGTCTTTGTCAACGGCCGCTACGTCCCCAAGGGCGAGGCGACGGTGTCGGTGTACGACCACGGCGTGCTGTACGGCGACGGCGTCTTCGAGGGGATCCGGGTCTACCGCGGCAAGATCTTCAAGTGCGAACAGCACATGAACCGGCTGTGGACGTGCGCAGAGGCGATCCGCCTGAAGATCCCCATTTCCCGCGAGGAGATGGTGGGGATCATGCGGGAGTGCATCAAGGCCAACGGCCTGTCGGACGCGTACATCCGCCTGCTGGTGACGCGAGGGGCGGGGACGCTGGGGCTGGACCCGCGCAAGTGCCCGGTGCCCGGGGTGATCTGCATCGCGGACCAGATCTCGCTGTACCCGCCGGACCTGTACACCTCGGGGATGAAGGTGGTGGTCGCGCAGCGGCCGCGGATCCCGATCCCGTGTCTTGATCCTCGCATCAAGAGCCTGAACTACCTGAACAACATCCTGGCCAAGTGCGAGGCGATCGATGCGGGGTGCCTCGAGGCGATCATGCTGAACGTCGAGGGGTACGTCGCGGAGTGCACGGGCGACAACATCTTCATCGTCAAGGGCGGGAAGGTGTTCACGCCGCCGAGCGAGGCGGGGATCCTGGAGGGCGTGACGCGTCGGTTCGTGATGGAGACGCTCTGCCGCGACTGCGGCGTGGCGTGCGAAGAGAAGATGATGCGGATCGAGGACGTGCTGGGCGCCGACGAGGTGTTCCTGACCGGGTCCGCCGCGGAGATGATCGCGGTGACGGAGATCGACCGGAAGGGGACGGCGCAGAAGATCTCGACGGGCGAGGGACCGGTGACGGCGAAGCTGCGCAAGCGGTTCCGGGAGATTGTGACGAGCGACCACGTGCCGGAGGATTGA